Genomic segment of Oceanimonas sp. GK1:
GCTGCACTACTGCTCCAAGACCTCGGGCGTCTCTCACCTGTGCGGTCACGACGGTCATGCCACCATGCTGCTGGCGGCGGCCAAGTACCTGGCGCAAACCAAGAACTTCAACGGCACCCTGCGGCTGTTTTTTCAGCCGGCGGAAGAAACCATGCAGGGCGCTCCGGCCATGATTGCAGACGGTTTGTTTGAACGCTTCCCGGTGGATGCCGTGTTCGCCATGCACAATATGCCGGGGCTGGAGCAGGGCAAGCTGTACTTTACCGAGGGCAACGTGATGTCGGCGGTGGACAACTGGGAAGTGGTGCTCACCGGCAAGGGCGGCCATGGTGCCTTTCCCGAGCTGGCCATCGATCCGGTGGTAGCCGGATCTTCCCTGGTGATGGCCATTCAGTCGGTGGTGGCGCGCAACGTCTCCCCGGCCCACAGTGCCGTGGTCACCATCGGTGCCTTCCAGGCCGGTGAGGCGGGCAATGTTATCGCCCACAGCGCCACCCTGCGCATGTCCATCCGCACCACCACCGACGAAGACCGCACCCTGGTGCTGACCAACCTGCGCCGTCTGATCCAGCAACAGGCCGAGTCCTTTGGCTGCACCGCCGAGATCCGCGAAGGCCAGCCGGGCGCCGTGCTGGTTAATGATCCGCAAGAAACCCGCAAGGCCGCGCAAATTGCCCGGGAAGCCTTCGGTGAGGAAAATGTGTTTGAGGACGGCCCCACCTACCTGGCCTCCGAAGACTTTGCCTTTATGCTGCAAAAGTGCAAGGGCACCTACTGCTTCCTCGGCAATGGCGACAGCAAGTTCGTGCATCACCCGGAATATGTGTTTAACCGGGATATTCTGCCGGTGGGAGCCGCTTACTGGGTCGCCCTCACCGAGGGATATCTGAGGTAACATCCGGCTTACCGTCTGGGCGGTGCCATCCTGGCCGCTCAACGTAAAAAAGCCCGCCGGCAGGTATGCTTTACCCGAGGTTCTTGTTACTTTCCCCGGGTCAGGCATGCCTGCCTTTTTATGGCACAGCCGGCTGCGCTACCATGGTGGCGAGGCCACGTTGGCGCTCATGCCGCCCCCACTGCACAGGAGATCCCCATGCTGTTACTGCTGGTCGAAGACGATCTGGCCCTGGGTAACGCCCTGCTCAAACTGCTCCGCCCTCACTACCGGGTAGAGTGGGTCAGAACCCTGGTGGCAGCAAAGCAGCATCTGGCGGCCAGCGATGCGGATCTGATCCTGCTCGATCTCGGGCTGCCGGACGGCGACGGCCTGCACTGGCTGCAACAGTTGCGCCGCCAGCACTATGCCCGACCGGTGCTGATCCTCTCGGCCCGGGATCAGCTGGATGACCGGGTACAGGGGCTGGACACCGGCGCCGACGACTACCTGGTCAAGCCCTTTGAGCCCGACGAGCTGCTGGCCCGCATTCGAGTGCTGCTGCGCCGTGGTGCCGGCTCGGCCAGCCCGGTAATCGCCATGGGAGCGCTGGAATACGCTCCGCACACCGACGCCTTTACCCTGTCCGGTAAAGGGCTTGCCCTGTCCCCCATGGAGCACCGGCTGCTGCAGACCCTGATCATGGCCAAAGGTCAGGTAGTGGCCCGGGAGCGGCTGCTGCAGCAATGGTACGGCACCGGCAACGGCGGCGATTCCAACACCCTGGACGTGCACATTCATGCCCTGCGCAAACAGCTCGGACGAGAACGTATTGTCACCGTGCGCGGCCAGGGCTACCGGCTGGTGGCCTTGTGAGGCTGCGTCTCACCCACCTGGCCCTGACCCTGGCCCTGGCCATAGTGCTGGGCTCCGGCCTGGGCATCTACCTGACCTACCAGGCGGCCGATCAGGAGTTCCGGGATCTGCTTGATGAGGATCTGGAGCAGCAGACGGAATTGCTGGCCCGGCTGATGGCGGCCAGCCCCGGCGCCCTCTCCGACACCGAGCTGCGTGCGCTGCTCTCCCGCACCTTCAGGCACGACGATGAAGAAACCCTGCTGGTCACCATCACGGATCTGCAGACACGCCGTCAGCTCAGCAACCTGGACATGGCACAATGGCCGTCCGACACCAACAAAGGCCGGGTGACCCTGCAGTTTGATGGTCATGACTGGAGTGGCCGGCAGTACCGGCACGAACACATCCTGGTCCAGTTGCTGCGACGGGACGATTTGTACCGGGAGCTGCAGGGAGACATCGCCGAAGACATCATCACCCCGGCGCTGGCCAGCAGCGGCCTCACCCTGCTGCTGCTGGCCGCCCTGGTCGGTCTGGTGCTGTGGCCCCTCTCCCGCCTGATCCGCCAGCTGGAACAGCGCTCGGCCCAGGATCTGTCGCCCCTCAAACCAGAGTCGCCACTGCGGGAAGTGGCGGTGGTCAGCGAGCGCATCAACCAGCTGATGACCGATATCGCGGAAGTGCTGGAACGCGAACGGCGGTTTGCCGGGGAGCTGGTCCATGAATTGCGCACGCCCCTGACCACCCTCAAACTGGAGCTGGCCTGCGAGGAACCGGACTTGCCGGCCATTAGCGCCGAAGTGGAGCGCATGGCCCGGGTGGTGGAACAACTGCTGCTGCTGGTGCGTCTTGATCAGGGCCGCTGGCACCACAGCTTTGCCCGCCAGCCGCTCAGGCCGATACTGGCGGCGGTGCTGGAGCGCTTTGGCCGGCGATTGCCCCCGGAGCAACGGCTGCTGAGCAGCCAGCTGGCCGACCTCGAGGCCAGGGTCGAGCCCACCCTGCTGGGCATCCTGCTCGACAACCTGCTCAGCAACACCCGCCGCCACTGCCCCGCCGGCACCGCCGTGACCGTGAGCCTTCGGCGCGAGCACAATGAGGTGGTACTGGAGGTCACCGACACCGGCCCCGGCATTTCCCCGCCGCTGCGCGCCAGCATGGGCCAGGGCCATACCCGCCTTGACAGCAAAAGCCAGGGGCTGGGGCTGGGGCTGGCCATCTGTCACCAGATTGCCCGGGCCCATGGCGGCCGACTCACCTTTCTGGCCCGGGAGGATGGGGCCCCGGGGCTGCGGGTTCGTCTGGCCATTCCTTTTTAAGGTTACGTTAAGGTTGCTTCACTATCATTGCCCTTGTCCCAATAACAACGGAGCATGAGACCATGAACAAGCCTTTTAGCCTGACCCTGGCAGCCGTCACCCTTACCCTGCTTTCCGGCACTGCCCTGGCTGCCACCGGCGGCTTCAGCGGCCCGGATCGTACCGAACAGGTCAGCGTGTCCCAGGCGCTGGAACTTGGCGATGACAGCCAGGTTCGCCTGACCGGCGTGATCACCGAATCCCTGGGCGACGAGAAATACCGCTTTCAGGATGACAGCGGCAGCCTGGTGGTGGAGATCGACAATGAAGACTGGCAGGGCGTCGAAGCCACGCCCGATACCCGGCTGATATTGTGGGGAGAAATCGACAAGGACTGGAACGAAACCGAGCTGGACGTGGACAGGGTCGAGCTGGCGCCCTGAACCAAGGATGAGCCCAACAAAAAAAGCCGAAGGCAGGGCCTTCGGCTTTTTTACGCGCCTCGATCAGGCGTTGCCCTGTACCTTCATTTTCAAGGCTTTGGCAAAGTTGAGCATGCGCTCCAGCGGGATCATGGCCTTGACCCGGGTGGCTTCATCCACGTGAATTTCGTGAGTTTCACCACCGTCCTTCAGGGCGTCACGAATGGCCACCAGGCCGTTCATCGCCATCCAGGGGCAGTGGGCACAGCTGCGGCAGGTGGCACCGTTGCCGCCGGTGGGGGCTTCCACCATTTCCTTGTCGGGGCAGGCCTGCTGCATCTTGTAGAAAATGCCCTTGTCGGTGGCCACGATCAGCTTTTTGTGGGGCAGGTCTTTGGCGGCCTGGATCAGCTGACTGGTGGAGCCCACCGCGTCCGCCAGCTCCACCACCGACTGGGGCGACTCCGGATGCACCAGCACGGCAGCATCGGGGTTCTGGGCCTTGAGTTCCTTCAGGGCCTTGGCACGAAACTCGTCGTGGACGATGCAGGCGCCCTGCCAGCGCAGCATTTCACAACCGGTCTGCTTTTCGATATAGGCACCCAGGTGACGGTCCGGTGCCCAGATGATCTTGTGGCCTTCGCTGTCGAGGTGCTCGACGATTTCCAGCGCAATGCTGGAGGTCACCACCCAGTCGGCCCGGGCCTTGACCGCCGCCGAGGTATTGGCATACACCACCACGGTGTGATCGGGATGGGCATCGCAAAAGGCAGCAAATTCATCGGCCGGGCAGCCCAGATCCAGGGAGCATTCCGCTTCCAGGGTGGGCATCAGCACGGTTTTTTCCGGGCTCAGGATCTTGGAGGTCTCGCCCATAAAGCGCACCCCGGCCACGATCAGGGTTTGTGCCTCGTGCTCCTTGCCAAAACGGGCCATTTCCAGGGAGTCGGCCACACAGCCGCCGGTTTCCTCGGCCAGCGCCTGGATTTCAGGATCGGTGTAATAGTGCGCCACCAGCACCGCATTGCGGGCTTTCAGCAGGGTCTTGATTTCATCCTTCAGCGCTCGCTGCTGCTCCGCGCTGAGCGGGGCCGGCTTGGCAGGAAAAGGATAGTCAAATTCGACAATATCAACAGCTTCAGTCATGGCGGTGTGCCGGTGCTCCATCCAGATAACATACTGGCGCCATTATACCGCCGAACACGGGGCAACCCAAATTTACGTTAACAACAGGAAGCAGCAGGACGTGGAATACTGAAGGGGAATGGGAAAAACTGGTGGGTCGTGCAGGATTCGAACCTGCGACCAATTGATTAAAAGTCAACTGCTCTACCAACTGAGCTAACGACCCGTATAAACGGAAGCTTATTCATTCGGAATAAGCTGAGCTAACGACCCGTATAAACGGAAGCTTATTCATTCGGAATAAGTGGTGGACGCTACTGGGATCGAACCAGTGACCCCCTCCTTGTAAGGGAGGTGCTCTCCCGGCTGAGCTAAGCGTCCGGGAATCTGGTGGGTCGTGCAGGATTCGAACCTGCGACCAATTGATTAAAAGTCAACTGCTCTACCAACTGAGCTAACGACCCGAATTGTGTCACTTTCCTCGGAAAGTGGTGGGTGATACTGGGCTCGAACCAGTGACCCCCTCCTTGTAAGGGAGGTGCTCTCCCAGCTGAGCTAATCACCCTGGGTGCACTTTTAAGAAAGTACTAAAACTGGTGGACGCTACTGGGATCGAACCAGTGACCCCCTCCTTGTAAGGGAGGTGCTCTCCCGGCTGAGCTAAGCGTCCGGGAACTGGTGGGTCGTGCAGGATTCGAACCTGCGACCAATTGATTAAAAGTCAACTGCTCTACCAACTGAGCTAACGACCCGAATTGTGTCACTTTCCTCGGAAAGTGGTGGGTGATACTGGGCTCGAACCAGTGACCCCCTCCTTGTAAGGGAGGTGCTCTCCCAGCTGAGCTAATCACCCTGGGTGCACTTTTAGCAAAAGTACCAAAACTGGTGGACGCTACTGGGATCGAACCAGTGACCCCCTCCTTGTAAGGGAGGTGCTCTCCCGGCTGAGCTAAGCGTCCGGGAATCTGGTGGGTCGTGCAGGATTCGAACCTGCGACCAATTGATTAAAAGTCAACTGCTCTACCAACTGAGCTAACGACCCGAATTGTGTCACTTTCCTCGGAAAGTGGTGGGTGATACTGGGCTCGAACCAGTGACCCCCTCCTTGTAAGGGAGGTGCTCTCCCAGCTGAGCTAATCACCCTGGGTGCACTTTTAAGAAAGTACCAAAACTGGTGGACGCTACTGGGATCGAACCAGTGACCCCCTCCTTGTAAGGGAGGTGCTCTCCCGGCTGAGCTAAGCGTCCGGGAATCTGGTGGGTCGTGCAGGATTCGAACCTGCGACCAATTGATTAAAAGTCAACTGCTCTACCAACTGAGCTAACGACCCGTGCTGGTGGGTGGCTGCTGCCCCCTGCCAACGGCGGCCTATATTACGGATTTAATTGTGTGACGCAACAGCTAAATTATCATTTTATTTCGTTTGCTCAAGGAACAAGCGACTCTCACAAAATTCCGCCAATCCGCCGTTTATTTCATCGCATCCAGGTTTTCCTGTGCCAGCCGCGCGGCACTGCTGCCAGCGTATTCGCTCAGTACCTGCTCAAAATGTTGTCGGGCCTGACCGTCGTCTTTTTGCTCCCGGGCAATCAGCCCCAGCTTGAGCAGGGAATCCGCCCGCTTGTTGGACTTGGGATACGCCTCCACCACCCGGGCAAACTGGGCCTTGGACTGATCAAAGCGCTTTTGGGCATACAGCAGCTGTCCCAGCCAGTAGTGGGCATTGGGCACATAGGTGGACTGGGGGTACTGGGTAATGAAACGGGCAAAGGCCGGAATGGCGGCGTTGTAGTCCTTGTCCTGCAACACCAGGTTCACCGCCCTGTCGTAGGTGGCCTGCTCATCGCCGGCGGGCTCGGGATCGGGAGTGGCCTGACTGGACGCAGCCCGGCTGGCCGCCGGGGCCGGCTCAGCAGCGCTTGCCGGCGCCTCCGATGCCCCCCTGGGAGACGAGGCGGCTTCCTGCTGGGCCGCCAGCATGCTGCGCTGGCGCTCTATCACCTGCTCCAGCCGGTAGCTCTGCTCTTCCAGCAGGCCACGCAATTCGCTCAGCTCCTGCTGCATGGCATTGAGCTGACGTTGTTGATCGATCTGCGCCTGGCTGCGGGCACTGAAGCCCCGCTCCAGCTCGGCCAGGCGCTCATTGACGGAGCCGCTGCCACCCACACTGGCCACCGGGGCCTGGGCCCAGCTGGCGGTGGATAAAACAGCGGCCATCGAAATGGCCGCGAATTTAATCATCATGTAACCGGATCAGTCCTTAGTAAACCAGTACCGCGCGGCGGTTTTTGGCAAAACCGTCTTCGCTGCGGGACGTATCAATCGGCTTTTCCTCGCCGTAGCTGACGATGGCCAGCTGAGAGCCGCTCACACCCAGGCTTTGCAGGTAGCTGGTAACCGCCTTGGCACGACGCTCGCCCAGGGCGATGTTGTACTCGGGAGTACCGCGCTCATCGGCATGACCTTCCACCAGAATGCTCACATTGGGGTTGGAACGCAGGAAACTGGCATGGGCTTCCAGCACCTGAGCATAGTGGCCGGTTACTTCGTCCCGGTCGAACTCGAAGTAGATCACGTTTTCACGACGCAGGGCTTCGTATTGCTGACGCATCTGCTCTTCGGCGGACAAGGCGCCTCCGGTCTGGGCACCACCAGTCTGAACGCCACCGTCCTGGTAGCTGCCGTCAGCGCCGGACATGGTGTCGGAGTCGCCGGTGGAGCTACATGCAGCCAGGGTCAACATGGGAAGTGCTACCGCCAGACTCTGAAGCAGTTTTTTCATTTGCATGGTTTTTCCTTAGAAAAAGCAATTTTTAGTTTAGAAACGGTGACCACGCCGGTGAGCGGACATCGCCGCTGCGCGCCGGCAGCCTGGCCTTGAAACGACCATCCATCGATACCAGGGACAGCACCTGCCGGCCCTGATAGGTGGTACTGTAGATGATCATGGTGCCGTTGGGCGCCGGGCTCGGAGACTCATCCAGCTGTGTTTCGGTCAACACCTGCAGATAGCCTCCGTCCAGCTCCTGTCGGGCAATCCGGTATTGCCCCTGGGAGCGGCTGACCAGCACCATGTTCTGACCGTCTGCCGTGACCCGGGGGCCCAGATTCATGTCTCCCTCAAAGGTCACGCGGCGGGCATTGCCGCTGCCCGGCTCGGTGCGGTAGACCTGTGGCCGGCCGCCCCGTTCGGAGACAAAATAAATACTTTTTCCGTCCGCCGACCAGGTCGGCTCGGTGTCGATTGTGCGGTTATTGGTCACCCGGGTCAACTGGCCACTGGCCAGAGTGAGTACATAAACCTCGGGCTGACCATCCCGGGACAGCACCAGCGCCAGCCGGCTGCCGTCGGGGGACCAGGCGGGGGCGCCATTGATGCCAGGCTGGGAGCTCACCACCCGGCGTTGCTGGCTGTAAATATCCTGCACCACAATCTCGGCCTTCTTGTTTTCAAAGGACACATAAGCCAGTTTACGGCCGTCCGGCGACCAGGCCGGCGACATCAGCGGCTCCCGGGAGCGCAGCAGCACCTGCTCGTTGAAGCCGTCGTAATCGGCGATCATCAGCTGGTACGGATACTGGGCACCGTGCTGCACGTTAACGTAGGCGATGCGGGTAAGAAACGCGCCCTTGATGCCGGTCAGCTTCTCAAACACGATGTCGGCAATACGGTGAGCGTACTGGCGCAACTGGGCGGCGGGCACGGTGGCACTGCGGCTTTCCAGCAGCTGGGCGCCGTTACCGCCGAGCACGTCGGCCAGCTCAAAGCTGATGCGATACTGGTTGTTGCCCGCCGGCGCAATGCTGCCCACCACCACGGCTTCCGCCTGGCGCGAACGCCACAGCATGGGGTCCAGCTGATCGGCCCGGGACACCCGCTGGGGCAGCGCATTGCGGTCCAGCGGCCGGAACATGCCGCTGTTGCGCAGATCGTTGGCAATCACCTCGGACAGCTCCTGGGGGGCGGCGCCACCGCCGGTCCATTCAAAGGGTACCACCGCCACCGGCCGGGCACTGTCTATGCCGCCGGTGATCACTATGTCCAGCGCCGCCTGGGCTCGTCCTGCCAGCATCAGCAGCGGCAGCCATAACCACAACCATCGTTTTGTCATCATCAAAGCCTCGGTATCAGGGTCAAATTCAGATTTTGCAGCTGTTTGTTCACGTCCGGATCCTTGGGCATGGGCAGGGTTCCGGTTTTGCGAATGGCCAACTCCGCCGAGCGGCAGACCTCTGCATCGCCCTGCCCCTGCCCTATGGTCAGAATAAGGCCATCGGGCGCCACCCGCACGTTAATGCGACACTGCTTGCCCACCATGGTCGGCCCCACCAGCCAGTTGCGCTGAATGGCGGCGATGATCATGCCGGTGTAGCGATCCACTTCCGCGGCCGAGGCAGCGGACGACGCGCCTCCCGCCGAGCCGCCGCCCATCAGGGCTTCCAGATCCTTCATCGCCTGCTCGGCTTCCGCTTTTTTCTTGGCTTCCGCCGCCTTGCGGGCCGCTTCGGCTTCCGCCTGTTTCTTGGCCTCTGCCGCCTTGCGCTCGGCCTCGGCCTTCTTCTTCGCTTCCTCGGCCTTGCGCGCCGCCTCGGCTTCCGCCTGCTTCTTGGCTTCCGCCACCTTGCGTGCCGCCTCGGCCTTCTTCTTCGCTTCCTCGGCCTTGCGGGCCGCCTCGGCTTCCGCCTGTTTCTTCGCTTCTGCCGCCTTGCGTGCCGCCTCGGCCTCCGCCTGTTTCTTGGCTTCCGCCGCCTTGCGCGCCGCCTCGGCTTCCGCCTGCTTCTTGGCTTCTGCCGCCTTGCGCACTGCCTCGGCTTCCGCCTGTTTCTTCGCTTCCGCCGCCTTCTGCGCCGCTTCGGCTTCCGCCTGCTTTCTGGCCTCTTCCGCACGGCGGGCGGCTTCGGCCTGACGTTGCTGCTCCAGCACCTGTTGACGCTCCGCTTCGGCCTTGGCCTGCTGCTCGGCCACGGCCTTTTGCTGCTCGGCCTGGCGCGCCGCTTCGGCGGTGGCGGCTTGCTCCGCCGCCTGTCGTTCGGCTTCCTCGGCGGCCTTTTGCGCGGCCTCGGCTTTCGCCTGGGCCGCGGCCTGCTCGGCGTCGCGGTTTGCCTGCATTTCCGCCAGCCGCTCGGCCTGGGCCGCCACCATGCCGTCGTCGATCATGGTGGCTTCAATAATGGACGCCGCCTGGGTCGGCCGCTTGGGCGTGTTGAAGTTGACCCCCACCAGCAGTATCACGCCGATCAGTACATGCAGCCCCAGCGAAATCACCAGCGCCTTGCGAATGCCCCCGCTCTGGTTATCAAACACGCCTTATTGCTCCGGTTGGGTCATCAGGCCCACGCTGGGCACACCGGCCGCCTTGAGGGTCGCCATCAGCTGGATCACCGCGTCGTAGCGCACATTGGCATCGCCCTGCACCACCACGGGGGCCTTGGGATTGGCCGCCAGTTTTTCCTGCACCATCTCGGCCAGGGCCAGCAAGTCCACCGCCTCGTCCCGGCTTTCACCCACGTCGAGGAAATAACGGCCTTCCGCATCCACCGAGGCCACCAGCGGGGTGTCGCTGTCTTCCGGCAGCAGCTCCGCCTCGGCCTGGGGCAGATCCACTTTTACGCCCTGAGTAATCACCGGCGCCGTGGCCATGAAGATGATCAGCAGCACCAGCATGACGTCGATATAGGGCACCACGTTGATTTCGGCCACGCGTTTGCGCCGCTTGCGCTGATAGCTCTGCATTACTGGTTACCCGTGGTCACTTGCCGGTTGAGAATGGTGGAAAACTCATCCATGAAGTTGGCCAGGTGGTTTTCCAGCCGCTCGACCTGATAACTGAAACGGTTGTAGGCGATCACCGCCGGAATGGCGGCAAACAGGCCCATGGCGGTAGCGATCAAGGCTTCGGCGATGCCCGGGGCCACCATGGCCAGGGTGGCCTGCTTGATTTCCGACAGGGCGATAAAGGCATTCATAATACCCCAGACGGTACCGAACAGACCGATATAGGGGCTGATGGAGCCGATGGTCGCCAGTACCGATAGATTGGTTTCCAGACGGTCCACTTCCCGGGACAGGGCCACACGCATGGTGCGGTAGGTGCCTTCCAGTATGGTTTCCTGAGGCCGGCCCTGCTTTTGCAGACGCACAAACTCGCGAAAACCGGCGTGAAAGATCTGCTCCATGCCGGCCAGGCTGTCGCGCCGGGCGTTGGACTCGTGATAGAGCCGGCTGAGATCGGCACCGGACCAGAACCGGTCTTCAAACTTGTCGGCGTCGGCCCGGGCGGAGGTGAGCACCCGGCGGCGATTGATGATCAGCGCCCAGGACAGCACCGACATGCCCACCAGCCCCAGCATCACCAGTTTGACCAGCAGGCTGGCCTGCAGAAAAAGACCTATAAACGAGATTTCAGCGTGCACCCGACAATACCCCCATCAACGGCTCAGGAATGGCAAAAGGTTTCATTTTGGCGATGTCGACGCAGGCGATGACCACTTCGCCCCTCACCAGAGAAAGGCCCGCATCATCCAGAATTTCCTGCTCAAACACAATAGAGGCACGTTTGAGCATTTTCACCGTGACGGTGACTTTTAATGCATCATTGAACCGGGCCGCCCGGCGCAGATCCATCTCGACCCGGCGCACCACAAAGGCGATCCCCTTGTCGAGCAGGCCATCCTGCTCTATCCCTAAGTGCCGCAGCCACTCGGTACGGGCTCTTTCCATGAATTTCAGATAATTGGCGTTGTAAACGATACCGCCGGCATCGGTATCTTCGTAGTAGATACGCACCGGCCAGTGAAACGGCGTGTGTGACATGCAAATCCCGGGGATCCGGCCAAAAAAGATGGAATTACTATACCCAAGTCGGCGCCGCGAAAGAAGAAGGCCGCGACAGGGCACGACACTGGATGACCCTGCTCCCCTTCGGGAGAGCTGGAAGTTCTGAGCTGGAAGCTGGAAGTGGAGTTGATTGGTGATGCTGTGCTGTGTCTGCAGGAGCGGAGTTCTTTGTGAAATCGTCCGAGCGACGGTGTGTTTGTAGGCGCCGCTTTAGCTGGCGCAACCAAACCGGCGACGCCTGTAATAAAGGACTGCTGCGCAGCCCCTGCCAGCTAAAGCGGCAGCTACCTGCCGTCAGGCTTCAGGGAGATCGAATCCAAAATGCAGGTAGGCGCGCGGGGTGGCCATGCGACCGCGGGGAGTGCGCTGCAAAAAGCCCTGCTGAATGAGATAAGGCTCAATTACGTCCTCGATGGTTTCCTTTTCCTCGCCAATGGCCGCCGCCAGGTTGTCGAGACCCACCGGGCCGCCCATAAACTTGTCGAGCACCGCCATCAGCAGCTTGCGATCCATATAGTCAAAGCCCTGCTTGTCCACATCCAGCATGTCCAGGGCCTGGGCGGCGATGGCGGCGTCGATGGCGCCACTGCCCTTGACCTCGGCAAAGTCGCGCACCCGGCGCAGCAGGCGATTGGCGATACGCGGCGTGCCCCGGGCGCGGCGGGCCATTTCCAGGGCGCCGTCGTCGTCGATGGTCAGGCCCAGCTTGCCGGCGCTACGGCTGATGATGTGGGCCAGATCCGCCACCTGGTAAAACTCCAGCCGCTGCACGATGCCAAAGCGATCCCGCAGGGGCGAGGTCAGCGAGCCGGCCCGAGTGGTGGCGCCCACCAGGGTAAAGGGCGGCAGTTCCAGCTTGATGGAGCGGGCGGCGGGGCCTTCGCCGATCATGATGTCGAGCTGGTAGTCTTCCATCGCCGGATAGAGAATTTCTTCCACCACCGGGCTCAGCCGGTGAATTTCGTCGATAAAGAGCACATCGCCGGGCTCCAGGTTGGTGAGCATGGCGGCCAAGTCACCGGCCTTTTCCAGTACCGGACCCGAGGTGGTCTTGATGCTCACCCCCATCTCATTGGCGACGATGTTGGCCAATGTGGTCTTGCCAAGCCCCGGCGGGCCGAAGATAAGCAGGTGATCCAGGGCTTCTTCCCGCCGGCGCGCCGCCTCGATGAAGATTTCCATCTGGCCGCGCACATGGTCCTGGCCCCGGTAGTCCGCCAGCGCCTTGGGCCGAATGGCCCGGTCGATGGCTTCCTCTTCCTGCCGCGGGGCCGGGTTGATAAAACGATCCGCTTCTATCATGGCTTATCCCATGCTTTTGAGGGCTTCGCGGATCAGCTGCTCCGCGTCCATGCCGGGTTTGGCAATTTTCTTCATCAGCTGCTCGGCCTGAGCGGCCTTGTAGCCCAGCGCCTGCAACGCGGCCAGGGCTTCGTCCCGAGCACCGTCGCCACCGGCCGACAAGGCCGACTCGGGTGCCGGGTTGAACAGATCGTAGCCGCCAAAGCCCTTGAGCCGGTCGCGCATTTCCACTATCAGGCGCTCGGCGGTTTTCTTGCCCACCCCAGGCAGCTTGACCAGGGCGGTGATCTCGCCCTGCTCTACGTTATGAATAAACTGATCGGCGGTCATGCCCGAAAGAATGGCCAGCGCCAGCTTGGGGCCCACGCCGTTGGTCTTGATCAGCTCCCGAAACAGCGCCCGCTCGGT
This window contains:
- the tolA gene encoding cell envelope integrity protein TolA, whose protein sequence is MFDNQSGGIRKALVISLGLHVLIGVILLVGVNFNTPKRPTQAASIIEATMIDDGMVAAQAERLAEMQANRDAEQAAAQAKAEAAQKAAEEAERQAAEQAATAEAARQAEQQKAVAEQQAKAEAERQQVLEQQRQAEAARRAEEARKQAEAEAAQKAAEAKKQAEAEAVRKAAEAKKQAEAEAARKAAEAKKQAEAEAARKAAEAKKQAEAEAARKAEEAKKKAEAARKVAEAKKQAEAEAARKAEEAKKKAEAERKAAEAKKQAEAEAARKAAEAKKKAEAEQAMKDLEALMGGGSAGGASSAASAAEVDRYTGMIIAAIQRNWLVGPTMVGKQCRINVRVAPDGLILTIGQGQGDAEVCRSAELAIRKTGTLPMPKDPDVNKQLQNLNLTLIPRL
- the tolR gene encoding protein TolR — protein: MQSYQRKRRKRVAEINVVPYIDVMLVLLIIFMATAPVITQGVKVDLPQAEAELLPEDSDTPLVASVDAEGRYFLDVGESRDEAVDLLALAEMVQEKLAANPKAPVVVQGDANVRYDAVIQLMATLKAAGVPSVGLMTQPEQ
- the tolQ gene encoding protein TolQ, which translates into the protein MSFIGLFLQASLLVKLVMLGLVGMSVLSWALIINRRRVLTSARADADKFEDRFWSGADLSRLYHESNARRDSLAGMEQIFHAGFREFVRLQKQGRPQETILEGTYRTMRVALSREVDRLETNLSVLATIGSISPYIGLFGTVWGIMNAFIALSEIKQATLAMVAPGIAEALIATAMGLFAAIPAVIAYNRFSYQVERLENHLANFMDEFSTILNRQVTTGNQ
- the ybgC gene encoding tol-pal system-associated acyl-CoA thioesterase, with the protein product MSHTPFHWPVRIYYEDTDAGGIVYNANYLKFMERARTEWLRHLGIEQDGLLDKGIAFVVRRVEMDLRRAARFNDALKVTVTVKMLKRASIVFEQEILDDAGLSLVRGEVVIACVDIAKMKPFAIPEPLMGVLSGAR
- the ruvB gene encoding Holliday junction branch migration DNA helicase RuvB — its product is MIEADRFINPAPRQEEEAIDRAIRPKALADYRGQDHVRGQMEIFIEAARRREEALDHLLIFGPPGLGKTTLANIVANEMGVSIKTTSGPVLEKAGDLAAMLTNLEPGDVLFIDEIHRLSPVVEEILYPAMEDYQLDIMIGEGPAARSIKLELPPFTLVGATTRAGSLTSPLRDRFGIVQRLEFYQVADLAHIISRSAGKLGLTIDDDGALEMARRARGTPRIANRLLRRVRDFAEVKGSGAIDAAIAAQALDMLDVDKQGFDYMDRKLLMAVLDKFMGGPVGLDNLAAAIGEEKETIEDVIEPYLIQQGFLQRTPRGRMATPRAYLHFGFDLPEA
- the ruvA gene encoding Holliday junction branch migration protein RuvA; amino-acid sequence: MIGRLKGIIVEKQPPEILLDINGVGYEVTLPMSCFYELPNVGQATTVLTHFVVREDAQLLFGFNTKTERALFRELIKTNGVGPKLALAILSGMTADQFIHNVEQGEITALVKLPGVGKKTAERLIVEMRDRLKGFGGYDLFNPAPESALSAGGDGARDEALAALQALGYKAAQAEQLMKKIAKPGMDAEQLIREALKSMG